In Desulfatirhabdium butyrativorans DSM 18734, one genomic interval encodes:
- a CDS encoding translocation/assembly module TamB domain-containing protein gives MQPEDAQQKQAAQASAPPESIPNGRIGKSVWSGPVRRLLVLLLLFPAAAAGTLAWLGSGPGLGWLGNRSYELGDTQVQVGDVQGSLWGTIRMASLQVRNPGVLIHAETVLLSWRPMSLLQRPGRIDVAKLEVDKLSIELPPSPPAVPSPPTAMPQAVELPIALHVESLRIGKIVRVIPGGAEAIGGMEARLDADATAIHLETRAATSWGTGSANLRMDAAPPFSLEGRIDADLRIDGIQVILQVEPSGSLSELRLQGAARALQSQARFDVRLAPFAERPIEAAHVQAEDVDLKHLAPDFPDVRIDAELVVQPSGIDDAAASLKLRNRLPGTLDANRLPLESLDVSLRVRPGLIEAGGMDLRLAGGAGISGTGIWRQHSGKPDSASFELDLQAKGIDLHEFDAALLPTRLEGPIHLAGTSSRQQAFARLSQAGWLAELKAFREGARIGVEQFRLHANGGKLEAAGHIDTKEAMPFRIDAHLSHFDPSRFGDYPGADLNLGLQATGEAKDFRSRVDLQISPSVWQGRMFRGQLHGAVSPEGISGLQTTIRLGENTLSAEGDFGRQGASLRWRLDAPALNALDPAFSGQLSGQGLIGGTLQRPSGSFDLQTSRLILPGDVQMGRGSARGTLQEGLEGELSVAIDAKDMRIGGYGISGARLNASGRLDAHRIDLFLQSGEFDLHTLLSGGYRAPDGWQGRIETLRNAGRHPLRLTAPALLHISADGFQLGDMNLVSAYGMLGIQEASWRSPAQGTAFSRFASRGTCREIDPVQVFGLLGFDTSAVAASTLRVDMGWDFDVGERFSGWLDIERRAGDMRLAGEPALALDLSGLRLHLETQENAISAYLNGTSGKLGNMQADVHTRLVRIGSSWGLKASAPIEGKLSADISSIAWLGRLVGPSGKIDGSLVADIRATGSLGAPVLSGRISGKSLRFALPEQGLDFHDGLLDAGFSEDTLHVNRLVLKGGNGVLRANGKVHLAGDSFQGGIAFEAERLQVLDRPDRQAMLSGGGNVTLEKKALRIDARFAVDDANIELPRGTEPKLSEDVIVIGRQVTQSGAAPASGYVVSAVVRVDLADHVHISGYGLDARLGGVLTVLSETGKPLSAEGGIEVEKGNYSAYGQKLSLVKGGAVNFSGPIDNPGLNFSAQRENLPVQVGVQVAGTLQKPLISLTSSPAMSDAEALSWLVLGQDITTASTNNLALLQTAAGALLSSGQGVPITQRIAAKLGLDTLEFGGQSGLQTGIVTIGKRITSKLSLSVEQALGSAGSLFQIRYEFTPLLSVRLQSGADSAMDFFYTFRFH, from the coding sequence ATGCAGCCAGAAGACGCGCAGCAGAAACAGGCCGCACAGGCATCAGCGCCTCCAGAATCGATCCCGAACGGGCGGATCGGCAAGAGCGTCTGGAGTGGACCGGTTCGCCGCCTTCTGGTGCTGTTGCTGCTTTTTCCGGCAGCGGCTGCGGGCACTCTGGCCTGGCTGGGCAGCGGTCCGGGACTTGGCTGGCTGGGCAACCGATCCTATGAACTCGGTGATACCCAGGTTCAGGTCGGTGATGTTCAGGGCAGCCTGTGGGGAACGATTCGCATGGCAAGCCTGCAGGTGCGGAACCCCGGGGTGCTCATCCATGCCGAAACCGTTTTGCTGAGCTGGCGACCGATGTCGCTTTTACAAAGGCCCGGCCGCATCGATGTCGCCAAACTCGAAGTGGATAAGCTTTCGATCGAATTGCCTCCTTCCCCCCCTGCCGTTCCGTCCCCCCCAACGGCCATGCCGCAGGCCGTCGAGCTGCCCATTGCCCTGCATGTCGAATCCCTGCGCATTGGAAAAATTGTACGGGTCATCCCCGGCGGGGCCGAAGCGATCGGCGGGATGGAAGCGCGGCTGGACGCCGATGCCACCGCTATCCATCTGGAGACCCGGGCGGCGACCTCTTGGGGAACGGGAAGCGCGAACCTGCGCATGGACGCGGCGCCACCCTTCAGCCTCGAAGGCCGTATCGATGCGGATCTGCGCATCGATGGCATCCAGGTCATCCTCCAGGTGGAGCCGTCGGGTTCATTGTCTGAGCTTCGATTGCAGGGCGCTGCACGGGCACTCCAGAGCCAGGCCCGTTTCGATGTGCGTCTGGCGCCTTTTGCCGAACGGCCGATTGAGGCGGCGCATGTGCAGGCGGAAGATGTCGATCTGAAACATCTTGCCCCCGATTTTCCCGATGTCCGGATCGATGCGGAGCTTGTTGTGCAACCTTCCGGAATCGATGATGCCGCGGCAAGCCTCAAGCTCCGAAATCGCCTGCCCGGAACGCTGGATGCCAACCGCCTGCCGCTGGAAAGTCTCGATGTATCGCTGCGGGTTCGGCCGGGTCTGATCGAGGCAGGGGGCATGGATCTGCGTCTTGCAGGCGGGGCAGGAATTTCAGGAACCGGCATCTGGCGGCAGCATTCGGGGAAACCGGATTCGGCCAGCTTCGAGCTGGACCTGCAGGCGAAAGGGATCGATCTGCACGAATTCGATGCGGCGCTGCTCCCGACCCGGCTCGAAGGGCCGATCCACCTTGCCGGGACAAGCAGCCGTCAGCAGGCGTTTGCCCGACTTTCGCAGGCCGGCTGGCTTGCAGAGCTCAAAGCCTTTCGGGAAGGCGCCCGCATCGGGGTGGAGCAGTTCCGGTTGCACGCAAACGGTGGAAAACTCGAGGCTGCTGGCCATATCGACACGAAAGAGGCGATGCCGTTTCGCATCGATGCCCATTTGAGCCATTTCGATCCGAGCCGTTTCGGGGATTATCCCGGAGCCGATCTCAATCTCGGTTTGCAGGCAACGGGGGAGGCAAAGGATTTCCGGAGCCGGGTGGATCTGCAGATTTCACCCAGCGTCTGGCAAGGCCGGATGTTTCGCGGGCAATTGCACGGAGCGGTTTCGCCGGAAGGCATCAGCGGATTGCAGACCACGATCAGGCTCGGCGAAAACACCCTGAGCGCCGAGGGGGATTTCGGCCGTCAGGGTGCATCGCTGCGCTGGCGCCTCGATGCGCCCGCGCTGAATGCGCTCGATCCGGCCTTTTCGGGGCAGCTCAGCGGCCAGGGTCTTATCGGCGGAACGCTGCAGCGCCCTTCGGGAAGCTTCGATCTGCAGACAAGCCGCCTGATTCTTCCGGGTGATGTGCAGATGGGCCGGGGGTCTGCCCGAGGCACCCTGCAGGAAGGGCTTGAAGGGGAGCTCTCGGTGGCTATCGATGCGAAGGACATGCGGATCGGCGGATATGGCATATCCGGTGCGCGTTTGAATGCCTCGGGCAGGCTGGATGCGCATCGCATCGATCTTTTCCTGCAGAGCGGAGAATTCGATCTTCACACGCTTCTTTCGGGGGGATACCGAGCGCCGGATGGGTGGCAGGGTCGCATCGAAACGCTGCGCAATGCGGGCCGCCATCCCCTGCGGCTGACGGCGCCGGCGCTCTTGCACATCTCGGCCGACGGTTTTCAACTGGGCGATATGAATCTGGTAAGCGCTTACGGGATGCTGGGCATCCAGGAGGCGAGCTGGCGTTCCCCTGCTCAGGGGACGGCCTTCAGCCGGTTCGCTTCGAGGGGCACCTGCCGGGAAATCGATCCCGTGCAGGTCTTCGGTCTTTTGGGATTCGACACGTCCGCCGTTGCGGCATCCACCTTGCGGGTCGATATGGGCTGGGATTTCGATGTTGGCGAGCGATTCTCCGGATGGCTCGACATCGAACGAAGAGCAGGCGATATGCGGCTCGCTGGGGAGCCTGCTCTCGCCCTCGATCTGTCCGGTCTCCGTCTGCACCTCGAGACTCAGGAAAATGCGATTTCGGCCTATCTGAACGGAACCAGTGGGAAGTTGGGCAACATGCAGGCGGATGTTCATACCCGGCTCGTTCGAATCGGTTCGAGCTGGGGCCTGAAGGCGAGCGCACCGATCGAGGGGAAGCTCAGCGCCGATATTTCCAGTATCGCCTGGCTCGGACGGCTTGTCGGGCCATCGGGCAAAATCGATGGCAGCCTGGTTGCGGATATTCGGGCCACCGGCTCGCTGGGAGCGCCGGTGCTGAGCGGCCGGATTTCCGGGAAATCGCTGCGGTTTGCGCTTCCGGAGCAGGGCCTCGATTTTCACGACGGGCTTCTGGATGCGGGTTTCAGCGAAGATACCCTCCACGTGAATCGGCTGGTCCTGAAGGGTGGAAATGGCGTGCTTCGTGCGAACGGCAAGGTGCATCTTGCGGGGGATTCGTTCCAGGGAGGGATCGCATTTGAGGCGGAGCGCCTCCAGGTGCTCGATCGGCCGGATCGGCAGGCTATGCTCAGCGGCGGCGGGAATGTCACACTGGAGAAGAAGGCCCTCCGGATCGATGCCCGGTTTGCGGTGGATGACGCAAACATCGAGCTGCCCCGCGGTACGGAACCGAAACTGTCGGAGGATGTCATCGTCATCGGCCGCCAAGTCACCCAATCCGGGGCGGCACCGGCCTCCGGATATGTCGTTTCGGCAGTGGTGCGCGTGGATTTGGCCGATCATGTGCATATCAGCGGTTATGGGCTGGATGCGCGGCTGGGGGGCGTGCTCACCGTGCTATCGGAGACAGGAAAGCCCTTGTCCGCAGAAGGCGGCATCGAAGTGGAAAAGGGCAATTACAGCGCCTACGGGCAAAAACTGAGCCTGGTGAAGGGTGGAGCGGTGAATTTTTCCGGTCCAATCGACAACCCCGGTCTGAATTTCAGCGCCCAGCGGGAGAATCTGCCCGTGCAGGTCGGTGTGCAGGTGGCGGGCACGCTGCAAAAGCCACTGATCTCCCTGACATCCAGCCCCGCCATGTCGGATGCCGAAGCACTTTCCTGGCTCGTGCTCGGGCAGGATATCACGACAGCCAGCACCAACAACCTGGCCCTGCTCCAAACCGCAGCCGGCGCATTGCTGTCATCGGGGCAGGGTGTGCCGATCACCCAGCGCATCGCTGCGAAGCTCGGCCTCGACACGCTCGAATTCGGCGGCCAAAGCGGCTTGCAAACCGGGATCGTCACCATCGGCAAGCGGATTACATCCAAGCTTTCCCTGAGCGTCGAGCAGGCGTTGGGCAGCGCAGGCAGTCTTTTCCAGATCCGGTACGAGTTTACGCCGCTGCTGTCCGTGCGGCTGCAGTCGGGTGCAGACAGCGCTATGGACTTCTTCTACACCTTCCGCTTTCACTAG
- a CDS encoding lysophospholipid acyltransferase family protein has protein sequence MKRFEAILEKMIYGVIRAMGCVPNGLADLKSRFWGGMWFVLDQKHRRVVLENLAIAFSEWLNPAERRVIGRRVMIRLMRMLFEMGRYARFSRKENQRWVRMEGQEHLRDALAQGKGVLALTAHFGNWEYLPIGADLIQVPVSIVYRPLDFLPLDRVIARLRTRFGAELIPSSRGAMRGILRALAKGRIVAILMDQNVDWYEGVWVDFFGKPACTNKGMAVIALKTGAPVVPVFMLPDGENRWVIAFQPALHLSVTGDRTTDIETNTALFTQVIEAMIRRYPDQWFWVHQRWKTANACPVSWDAAGRRS, from the coding sequence ATGAAACGGTTCGAAGCGATTTTGGAAAAAATGATTTACGGTGTCATACGGGCGATGGGATGTGTGCCGAATGGGCTTGCCGATCTGAAGAGCCGTTTCTGGGGGGGCATGTGGTTTGTTCTGGATCAAAAGCATCGGCGCGTTGTACTGGAAAATCTGGCGATTGCTTTCTCGGAATGGCTGAATCCGGCCGAACGGCGGGTGATAGGCCGCAGGGTCATGATCCGTTTGATGCGCATGCTCTTCGAAATGGGTCGCTATGCCCGGTTCTCCAGGAAAGAAAATCAGCGATGGGTTCGGATGGAAGGGCAGGAGCATCTGCGGGATGCGCTTGCCCAGGGCAAGGGGGTGCTGGCGCTCACGGCGCATTTTGGCAACTGGGAATATTTGCCCATCGGCGCGGACCTCATTCAGGTGCCGGTTTCCATCGTGTACCGCCCGCTCGATTTCCTGCCGCTCGATCGGGTCATCGCGAGGCTTCGGACCCGATTCGGCGCCGAACTGATTCCTTCTTCCCGCGGGGCGATGCGCGGCATTCTCCGGGCATTGGCAAAGGGGAGAATTGTGGCCATCCTGATGGATCAGAATGTGGACTGGTACGAAGGCGTTTGGGTGGATTTTTTCGGGAAACCGGCCTGTACCAACAAGGGCATGGCAGTGATCGCCCTCAAAACCGGTGCGCCGGTGGTTCCGGTGTTCATGCTTCCGGACGGAGAGAACCGTTGGGTGATCGCTTTTCAGCCCGCGCTGCACCTTTCCGTTACCGGTGATCGCACGACCGATATCGAAACGAACACGGCCCTGTTCACGCAGGTGATCGAAGCCATGATCCGGCGCTATCCGGATCAGTGGTTCTGGGTGCATCAGCGCTGGAAAACGGCCAACGCCTGCCCCGTTTCTTGGGATGCAGCCGGGAGGCGTTCATGA
- the waaF gene encoding lipopolysaccharide heptosyltransferase II: MRFSAPADRVLIRSANWVGDVVMSLPAIRALRARFPHAELAVLAKPWVADLYRHCPEIDEIMIYERDGKHAGIGGLLRLCTELKARRFDVGVSIQNAFEAALILWLSRIPVRIGYAADGRSLLLTHRVARTPSIRRLHQVDYYLKLLEGVGIPTCGRDIRLVLSEAERRWATEQLAQWGISGRQMLCGINPGAAFGTAKRWPRDRWIALSKRLLAGGIGSVLVFGSPSESGLGESIAAAVGVGCISLCGKTDLRQAMALISACNLFVTNDSGLMHVSAGLDVPLVAIFGPTRHDQTSPLSAKARLIRVPVACGPCMKPHCPTDHRCMTAVTVDLVWREAMALLEGARP; this comes from the coding sequence ATGAGGTTTTCCGCACCTGCCGATCGGGTGCTCATCCGCTCGGCCAACTGGGTGGGGGATGTGGTGATGAGTCTTCCGGCGATTCGGGCGCTCCGAGCCCGCTTCCCCCATGCTGAACTGGCGGTTCTGGCCAAACCCTGGGTGGCCGACCTGTATCGGCATTGTCCGGAAATCGACGAGATCATGATCTATGAGCGCGATGGAAAGCATGCCGGCATTGGTGGCCTGCTGCGGTTATGCACAGAACTGAAAGCCCGGCGGTTCGATGTGGGGGTTTCCATCCAGAATGCCTTCGAGGCTGCTCTGATCCTGTGGCTTTCCCGGATACCGGTCCGGATCGGCTATGCCGCGGATGGTCGATCGCTGCTGCTGACCCACCGGGTGGCGCGTACGCCATCCATACGCAGGCTTCACCAGGTGGACTATTACCTCAAGCTCCTGGAAGGCGTGGGCATCCCCACTTGCGGTAGAGACATCCGGCTCGTTCTCTCGGAGGCGGAAAGGCGATGGGCCACAGAGCAATTGGCCCAATGGGGTATTTCGGGAAGGCAGATGCTGTGCGGGATCAATCCGGGGGCTGCTTTCGGAACGGCAAAACGCTGGCCCCGGGATCGGTGGATCGCGCTAAGCAAACGCCTGCTGGCTGGCGGCATCGGAAGCGTACTGGTCTTCGGAAGTCCCTCCGAGAGCGGTCTGGGCGAGTCCATCGCTGCAGCCGTGGGGGTCGGATGCATCTCGCTCTGCGGAAAAACCGATCTCCGGCAGGCCATGGCCCTGATTTCCGCCTGCAACCTGTTTGTGACCAACGATTCCGGGCTGATGCATGTGTCGGCAGGTCTCGATGTGCCGCTGGTGGCCATTTTCGGACCGACCCGCCACGATCAGACTTCACCGCTCAGCGCGAAGGCTCGTTTGATCCGCGTTCCGGTTGCATGCGGCCCCTGCATGAAGCCCCACTGCCCCACCGACCACCGGTGCATGACGGCCGTTACGGTCGATCTCGTCTGGCGGGAAGCGATGGCGCTCCTGGAAGGCGCCCGGCCATGA
- a CDS encoding glycosyltransferase family 9 protein has product MNILIVKLSAIGDVIHTLPALNALRTAFPNARITWLVEEAASALVIGHPALDRVLVCRRKRWIQDWKRGSRKAILAEIAAFIRDLRDTRYDVILDFQALLKGAVWIALSRGKRKVGFDRGMAHMEHSYWFLNERIPPISMEVHALERNLHMLEPLGIRETAVVYRLPITAGHRRTIERLLTAGSGGEGPLVCINPVAKWETKLWLADRFAAVADQLVDGYRAHVVFTGAGEDGPIIGDIRRRMQAKSLDLSGKTDLMALAALYEKADLVISTDTGPMHLAAAVETPVVALFGPTAPWRTGPYGGQHRVIRMKTACSPCFKRNCDRPSCMQEIDVETVFRAAGDILQASGFPRDPDRHIELSRGGGG; this is encoded by the coding sequence ATGAACATCCTGATCGTCAAACTGAGTGCCATCGGTGATGTGATTCATACCCTTCCGGCGTTGAACGCGCTGCGGACGGCTTTCCCGAACGCCCGGATCACCTGGCTGGTGGAAGAGGCGGCTTCCGCGCTGGTGATCGGTCATCCGGCGCTCGACCGGGTGCTGGTGTGCAGGCGAAAGCGCTGGATCCAGGATTGGAAACGGGGAAGTCGGAAAGCCATTCTTGCAGAAATCGCCGCTTTTATCCGAGATCTCCGGGATACGCGATACGATGTCATCCTCGATTTCCAGGCACTGCTCAAGGGTGCCGTCTGGATTGCGCTGAGCCGGGGGAAGCGCAAGGTCGGTTTTGACCGGGGCATGGCGCACATGGAGCATTCCTACTGGTTTCTGAACGAGCGAATCCCCCCGATCAGCATGGAGGTACATGCACTCGAGCGCAATCTGCACATGCTGGAACCGCTGGGAATCCGGGAAACCGCGGTCGTCTATCGTCTGCCGATTACAGCAGGGCATCGGCGGACGATTGAGCGGCTTCTGACGGCTGGTTCGGGAGGTGAAGGCCCACTTGTCTGCATCAATCCCGTTGCCAAATGGGAGACAAAGCTTTGGCTGGCCGACCGGTTTGCCGCAGTGGCGGACCAACTGGTCGATGGGTATCGTGCCCATGTCGTGTTTACCGGCGCCGGAGAAGATGGGCCGATCATCGGTGACATCCGCAGAAGGATGCAGGCCAAATCGCTCGATCTTTCGGGAAAAACCGATTTGATGGCGCTTGCCGCGCTTTACGAAAAGGCGGATCTGGTAATCAGTACGGATACCGGGCCGATGCATCTGGCTGCTGCCGTCGAAACCCCCGTGGTGGCCTTGTTTGGCCCGACGGCCCCCTGGCGAACGGGCCCTTATGGCGGGCAGCACCGGGTCATTCGGATGAAAACGGCCTGCAGTCCCTGTTTCAAGCGGAACTGCGATCGGCCGTCCTGCATGCAGGAAATCGATGTGGAAACCGTATTCCGGGCGGCAGGAGACATCCTGCAGGCATCCGGTTTCCCTCGAGACCCGGATCGGCATATCGAACTTTCCAGAGGAGGAGGCGGATGA
- a CDS encoding redoxin domain-containing protein — MSRISLHTPAPDFELPDTEGRNVRLSDFFGKAIVLLVFNRGFV, encoded by the coding sequence ATGAGCAGAATTTCGCTCCATACACCGGCGCCTGATTTTGAGCTGCCGGATACCGAAGGCCGCAACGTACGGCTGTCGGATTTTTTCGGGAAGGCCATCGTGCTGCTCGTATTCAACCGGGGATTTGTCTGA
- a CDS encoding DUF6909 family protein, with protein sequence MQELSRSQKSRFAIRSFKTIADALALRGMYKPSGRSGKTLENALRTLSPEIYGTMNDSRSIELKGLHYVLDRLPKGIETCNRIVLTAKDEFDQTGFEKIVPLKRRRISYRVSAEQMCFVITTGLSEVYDVLTHLTFLNIEAHKIYAQMRDESGEIGVNWKELEKAAQTIDSMQGRDLDQAIWNLSILLGRSYQETRSTFDELESERTTHHSNNGLFQIIYGLGKRVEAEESSRDKQLVIYFTPSLQDMIGRHAYGPQWAARICSVLRVNGLEQRRLHIISANMHSIVNLLYGYAAVCQSGPEKPEGDLYRFLLGLKDRSDLVRGYAREHGFIDLPDTSGMLIDCQIIDMEKLSDVAFHPEIHLERDNIRNQAPVLIVMDYAFGTQAYEAMDELLEQLSAQCGCQPVKSISIMGKAGILPGKKGDIMVATAHVMEGTPHNYLVQNELQKEDFEGEIDVFVGPMVTVLGTSLQNRDVLERFQNSSWKAIGLEMEGGHYQRAISGAIIRGYLPAGIRLRYAYYASDNPLVSGQTLASGSMGDEGIKPTYLITKVIVEKIGSQTE encoded by the coding sequence ATGCAGGAACTGAGCAGGAGTCAGAAGAGCCGGTTTGCCATTCGCAGCTTCAAAACCATCGCAGATGCGCTGGCGCTGCGGGGAATGTACAAACCCTCCGGCAGGTCGGGGAAGACCCTGGAAAATGCGCTGAGGACCCTCAGCCCCGAAATTTACGGGACGATGAACGATAGCCGCAGCATCGAGCTCAAAGGGCTGCACTATGTGCTGGACCGGCTTCCGAAAGGTATCGAGACCTGTAACCGGATCGTTCTGACGGCAAAGGACGAGTTCGATCAGACGGGGTTCGAAAAGATCGTTCCGCTCAAACGGAGGCGGATTTCCTACCGGGTGAGCGCCGAGCAGATGTGTTTTGTCATCACGACGGGGTTGAGCGAAGTCTACGATGTGCTCACCCATCTGACCTTTCTGAACATCGAGGCCCACAAGATTTATGCCCAGATGCGGGATGAATCGGGGGAGATCGGCGTGAACTGGAAGGAGCTCGAAAAAGCGGCGCAGACGATCGATTCCATGCAGGGAAGGGATCTGGATCAGGCGATATGGAACCTCAGTATCCTGCTTGGCAGAAGTTATCAGGAGACCCGAAGCACCTTCGACGAGCTGGAATCGGAAAGAACGACCCATCACAGCAACAATGGGCTTTTTCAAATCATCTACGGGCTGGGAAAACGGGTCGAAGCCGAGGAAAGCTCGCGGGACAAGCAGTTGGTCATCTATTTCACGCCTTCGCTTCAGGACATGATCGGCAGGCATGCCTACGGTCCGCAATGGGCGGCCCGGATTTGCTCTGTCCTGCGTGTTAACGGTCTGGAGCAGAGGCGCTTGCACATCATCAGCGCCAACATGCACAGCATCGTCAATCTGCTCTACGGGTATGCGGCGGTATGCCAGAGCGGGCCCGAAAAGCCGGAGGGGGATTTGTACCGTTTTCTGCTTGGGCTCAAGGATCGCAGTGATCTGGTGCGGGGCTATGCCCGGGAGCACGGTTTCATCGATTTGCCCGATACGTCGGGGATGCTGATCGATTGCCAGATCATTGACATGGAAAAGCTCTCCGACGTGGCGTTTCATCCGGAAATTCATCTTGAAAGGGACAATATCCGGAATCAGGCCCCTGTGCTGATTGTCATGGATTATGCCTTCGGCACCCAGGCCTATGAGGCAATGGATGAACTGCTGGAGCAACTGTCCGCACAATGCGGTTGCCAGCCGGTCAAGTCCATTTCCATCATGGGAAAAGCCGGAATTCTTCCAGGCAAGAAAGGCGATATCATGGTGGCGACGGCCCATGTGATGGAGGGTACGCCCCACAATTATCTCGTGCAGAACGAATTGCAGAAGGAAGATTTCGAGGGGGAAATCGACGTGTTCGTCGGCCCGATGGTGACGGTGCTGGGGACATCGCTCCAGAACCGGGACGTGCTCGAACGCTTTCAGAATTCGAGCTGGAAGGCCATCGGGCTGGAAATGGAAGGCGGGCACTATCAGCGGGCGATCAGCGGCGCCATCATTCGGGGATACCTGCCCGCGGGCATCCGGCTCCGTTATGCCTATTATGCCTCGGACAATCCGCTCGTCAGCGGCCAGACCCTCGCATCGGGCAGCATGGGAGACGAAGGAATCAAGCCGACCTATCTCATCACCAAAGTGATCGTCGAAAAAATCGGCAGTCAAACGGAGTGA
- a CDS encoding ABC transporter substrate-binding protein: protein MKKAILSAGVCLAVLTMLVPGVWAKDVIKIGFNIPLTGDIPKVGEGSKYAAEMVREQVNGQGGLKVGNKTYQLDFIYEDNESKAESATAAAIKLITQDMVLGIIGPQSSKQAVPAGEINNTYKTPMISPWSTNPKTTKDRPYVFRGCFLDPFQGPVAANFVTEEFKAKKAAVLFDIASDYPKGLAEYFKQSFEKIHGPGSVVAYETFTTKDRDFSAQLTKIVKSGADVLFTPQYYDEVPLIVKQAHELGWKKPIMGSDSWGSAELMKLCGDDCKGLFFSTHYAAAGAKGATKEFIEKYNKKYGYIPDDVAALTWDSTWLMLKAIQNTNGLTGNIDKDRDALKDQLAKIKDFDGITGKMTFTPEGDPIKCAVVVKIDDKGEFSFYKSVCP, encoded by the coding sequence ATGAAGAAAGCAATCCTTTCGGCAGGGGTGTGCCTGGCGGTTCTCACGATGCTTGTGCCGGGCGTTTGGGCCAAGGATGTGATCAAGATCGGGTTCAACATCCCCTTGACCGGAGACATTCCCAAGGTCGGGGAAGGCTCCAAGTATGCGGCGGAAATGGTCAGGGAACAGGTGAACGGTCAGGGCGGTCTCAAAGTCGGAAACAAAACCTATCAGCTCGATTTCATCTATGAAGACAACGAATCCAAGGCGGAGTCGGCCACTGCGGCAGCCATCAAGCTGATCACCCAGGATATGGTTCTGGGTATCATCGGCCCGCAGTCCAGCAAACAGGCCGTTCCTGCAGGTGAAATCAACAATACCTACAAGACCCCGATGATCTCCCCCTGGTCGACAAACCCCAAAACCACCAAAGATCGTCCCTATGTGTTTCGCGGTTGCTTTCTGGATCCTTTCCAGGGGCCTGTTGCGGCCAATTTCGTGACCGAAGAATTCAAAGCCAAAAAAGCAGCCGTTCTCTTCGATATCGCAAGCGACTATCCGAAGGGCCTTGCGGAGTATTTCAAACAGTCCTTCGAAAAGATTCATGGGCCGGGCTCTGTCGTGGCCTATGAAACCTTCACCACAAAGGACAGGGATTTCAGCGCTCAGTTGACCAAAATCGTCAAGTCCGGCGCAGATGTGCTGTTTACGCCCCAGTACTATGACGAAGTCCCCCTGATCGTCAAGCAGGCGCATGAACTGGGTTGGAAAAAACCGATCATGGGAAGCGATTCCTGGGGATCGGCCGAGCTGATGAAACTTTGCGGCGACGACTGCAAAGGGCTTTTCTTCAGTACCCATTATGCGGCAGCAGGTGCCAAGGGAGCGACCAAGGAGTTCATCGAAAAATACAACAAAAAATATGGGTATATCCCGGATGATGTCGCCGCCCTGACGTGGGATTCGACCTGGCTGATGCTCAAGGCCATCCAGAATACCAACGGTCTTACCGGGAACATCGACAAGGACCGGGATGCGCTGAAGGATCAACTGGCAAAGATCAAGGATTTCGATGGCATCACCGGAAAAATGACGTTCACGCCTGAAGGTGATCCGATCAAATGCGCCGTTGTCGTCAAGATCGACGATAAAGGCGAGTTCTCTTTTTATAAATCCGTTTGCCCATAA
- a CDS encoding toxin-antitoxin system TumE family protein — protein MQGNPLRSPEDYELFLYTIAEVFPAVRRSTVTFVRVGATLARVAGELYLDGSVRIVVRERLLYNRLPLTIDWYGYEVWKDEEKMYWYDSQPHPNDPVLKSSYPHHKHIPPDIKHNRIPAPEMSFDHPNIPLLIENAGKCAKQST, from the coding sequence ATGCAGGGAAATCCACTTCGCTCACCGGAAGATTATGAGCTGTTTCTGTACACGATTGCTGAAGTGTTCCCTGCTGTACGTCGTTCGACTGTAACTTTCGTCCGGGTGGGGGCAACACTTGCAAGAGTGGCAGGTGAGTTGTATCTTGACGGTTCAGTCCGAATTGTCGTGAGGGAACGACTTTTGTATAATCGTCTGCCGCTTACGATAGATTGGTACGGGTATGAAGTATGGAAAGATGAAGAAAAGATGTACTGGTATGATTCTCAGCCGCATCCGAATGACCCTGTTCTGAAAAGTTCATACCCTCATCATAAACACATTCCACCCGATATTAAACATAACCGAATTCCCGCACCGGAAATGAGTTTTGATCATCCGAATATTCCTTTACTTATTGAAAATGCAGGAAAATGTGCAAAGCAAAGCACCTAA